A single window of Vibrio alfacsensis DNA harbors:
- the rpmJ gene encoding 50S ribosomal protein L36 → MKVRASVKKICRNCKVIKRNGVVRVICSSEPKHKQRQG, encoded by the coding sequence ATGAAAGTTCGTGCTTCCGTTAAAAAAATCTGCCGTAACTGTAAAGTAATCAAGCGTAACGGTGTCGTTCGCGTGATTTGTAGCAGTGAGCCAAAGCATAAACAACGCCAAGGCTAA
- the secY gene encoding preprotein translocase subunit SecY: MAKKPGQDFRSAQSGLSELKSRLLFVICALLVFRAGSFVPIPGIDAAVLADLFEQQKGTIVEMFNMFSGGALERASILALGIMPYISASIVVQLLTVVHPALAELKKEGEAGRRKISQYTRYGTLVLATFQAIGIATGLPSMVDNLVVINQTMFTLIATVSLVTGTMFLMWLGEQITERGIGNGISILIFAGIVAGLPSAIGQTIEQARQGELHVLLLLLIAVLAFAVIYFVVFMERGQRRIVVNYAKRQQGRKVFAAQSSHLPLKINMAGVIPAIFASSIILFPGTLAQWFGQNGESSAFGGLTDVSLALSPGQPLYVMLYAAAIIFFCFFYTALVFNPRETADNLKKSGAFVPGIRPGEQTAKYIDKVMTRLTLAGALYITFICLIPEFMMVAWNVRFYFGGTSLLIVVVVIMDFMAQVQTHLMSQQYDSVLKKANLKGYGR, encoded by the coding sequence ATGGCTAAGAAACCAGGACAAGATTTTCGTAGTGCTCAGAGCGGCTTAAGTGAACTAAAGTCGCGCTTATTATTCGTAATTTGTGCACTTTTAGTATTCCGAGCCGGCTCTTTTGTGCCGATCCCTGGTATTGACGCTGCTGTACTTGCCGATTTGTTCGAACAGCAAAAAGGTACCATCGTAGAAATGTTTAACATGTTCTCCGGTGGTGCTCTTGAGCGTGCATCTATATTAGCATTGGGCATCATGCCGTATATTTCGGCATCTATTGTTGTCCAATTGCTAACTGTAGTTCATCCAGCGTTAGCGGAACTCAAAAAAGAGGGTGAAGCAGGCCGTCGTAAGATCAGCCAATATACACGCTACGGCACGCTTGTACTTGCAACATTCCAAGCTATTGGTATCGCAACTGGCTTACCAAGCATGGTCGATAATCTGGTTGTTATCAACCAAACCATGTTTACGCTAATTGCTACCGTAAGTTTAGTAACCGGCACCATGTTCCTAATGTGGTTAGGTGAACAAATTACAGAGCGAGGAATCGGTAATGGTATTTCCATTCTGATTTTTGCAGGTATTGTTGCTGGATTGCCATCTGCAATCGGTCAAACAATCGAGCAAGCGCGTCAAGGTGAATTGCATGTACTTCTTCTACTGTTAATCGCAGTATTGGCTTTTGCAGTAATTTACTTCGTTGTTTTCATGGAACGTGGTCAGCGTCGAATCGTCGTTAACTACGCTAAGCGTCAACAAGGTCGTAAAGTATTTGCTGCGCAAAGCTCGCACTTGCCACTTAAAATTAATATGGCTGGTGTTATTCCTGCGATTTTTGCATCAAGTATTATCCTGTTCCCTGGAACACTGGCTCAGTGGTTTGGTCAGAACGGTGAGAGCAGCGCGTTCGGTGGGTTAACTGACGTGTCTTTGGCTCTTAGCCCAGGTCAACCGCTGTATGTAATGCTTTATGCAGCAGCAATTATTTTCTTCTGTTTCTTCTACACGGCGTTGGTTTTCAACCCGCGTGAAACAGCAGATAACTTGAAGAAGTCTGGTGCATTCGTACCCGGCATCCGCCCAGGTGAGCAGACAGCGAAGTACATCGATAAAGTAATGACACGTTTAACCCTAGCGGGCGCACTGTACATTACCTTTATCTGTCTGATTCCCGAGTTCATGATGGTCGCGTGGAACGTACGTTTCTACTTCGGCGGTACATCACTACTTATCGTAGTTGTTGTTATCATGGACTTTATGGCACAGGTACAGACTCATCTGATGTCTCAACAGTATGATTCTGTGTTGAAGAAAGCGAATCTGAAAGGCTACGGTCGTTAA
- the rplO gene encoding 50S ribosomal protein L15 yields the protein MRLNTLAPAAGSKHAPKRLGRGIGSGLGKTGGRGHKGQKSRSGGKVRPGFEGGQMPLKQRLPKFGFTSRKSLVSAEVRLGELAKVSGDVVDLNSLKAANIITKNIEFVKVVLSGEIDKAVTVKGLRVTKGAKAAIEAAGGKIEA from the coding sequence ATGCGTTTGAATACTCTTGCACCGGCTGCTGGTTCTAAGCACGCTCCTAAGCGTCTAGGTCGCGGTATCGGTTCGGGCCTAGGTAAAACTGGTGGCCGTGGTCACAAAGGTCAAAAATCACGTTCTGGCGGTAAAGTTCGTCCAGGTTTTGAAGGCGGTCAAATGCCTCTAAAACAACGTCTACCAAAATTCGGTTTCACTTCTCGTAAGAGCCTAGTGTCTGCTGAAGTTCGTCTAGGTGAACTAGCGAAAGTATCTGGTGACGTGGTTGATCTTAACAGCCTTAAAGCTGCTAACATCATCACTAAGAACATCGAATTCGTAAAAGTTGTTCTTTCTGGTGAGATTGATAAAGCAGTGACTGTTAAAGGTCTACGTGTGACTAAAGGCGCTAAAGCTGCAATCGAAGCTGCAGGCGGTAAAATCGAGGCATAA
- the rpmD gene encoding 50S ribosomal protein L30: MATIKVTQTKSSIGRLPKHKATLRGLGLRKINHTVELEDTPCVRGMINKVYYMVKVEE, from the coding sequence ATGGCAACTATTAAAGTAACTCAAACTAAAAGCTCAATTGGTCGCCTACCTAAGCACAAAGCTACTTTGCGCGGTCTAGGTCTTCGTAAAATCAACCACACAGTAGAACTTGAAGATACTCCGTGCGTGCGCGGTATGATCAACAAGGTTTACTACATGGTTAAAGTAGAGGAGTAA
- the rpsE gene encoding 30S ribosomal protein S5 encodes MAKEQQVQANDLQEKLIAVNRVSKTVKGGRIMSFTALTVVGDGNGRVGFGYGKAREVPAAIQKAMEKARRNMTTIALNEGTLHHPVKGRHSGSKVYMQPAAEGTGVIAGGAMRAVLEVAGVHNVLSKAYGSTNPINIVRATIDALGSVKSPEMVAAKRGLTVEAISE; translated from the coding sequence ATGGCTAAAGAACAACAAGTTCAAGCGAATGATTTGCAAGAAAAGCTAATCGCAGTTAACCGCGTTTCTAAAACGGTTAAAGGTGGTCGAATCATGAGCTTCACTGCACTAACTGTAGTTGGTGACGGTAACGGTCGTGTAGGTTTCGGTTACGGCAAAGCTCGTGAAGTACCTGCAGCGATTCAAAAAGCAATGGAAAAAGCGCGTCGTAACATGACTACTATCGCGCTAAACGAAGGCACACTTCACCACCCAGTGAAAGGTCGCCATTCGGGCTCTAAAGTTTACATGCAGCCTGCTGCTGAAGGTACTGGTGTTATCGCAGGTGGTGCGATGCGTGCAGTACTAGAAGTTGCTGGTGTACACAACGTACTATCTAAAGCGTACGGTTCTACGAACCCAATCAACATCGTTCGTGCAACGATCGATGCTCTAGGTAGCGTGAAGTCACCAGAAATGGTTGCTGCTAAACGTGGTCTAACTGTTGAAGCTATTTCGGAGTAA
- the rplR gene encoding 50S ribosomal protein L18, whose protein sequence is MDKKASRIRRATRARRKIAELGATRLVVHRTPRHVYAQVIAANGSEVIAAASTVEKAIREQVKYTGNIDAAKAVGKAVAERALEKGVTAVAFDRSGFQYHGRVAALAESAREAGLKF, encoded by the coding sequence ATGGATAAGAAAGCATCTCGCATCCGTCGTGCTACACGCGCACGTCGTAAGATTGCAGAACTGGGTGCGACTCGCCTAGTTGTACACCGTACTCCTCGTCACGTGTACGCACAGGTTATCGCGGCTAACGGCTCTGAGGTTATCGCAGCAGCTTCTACTGTAGAAAAAGCGATCCGTGAGCAAGTGAAATACACTGGTAACATCGATGCAGCTAAAGCAGTAGGTAAAGCTGTTGCAGAACGCGCTCTTGAAAAAGGCGTAACTGCAGTTGCATTTGATCGTTCTGGTTTCCAATACCACGGTCGAGTAGCGGCGCTAGCAGAATCTGCTCGCGAAGCTGGTCTGAAATTCTAA
- the rplF gene encoding 50S ribosomal protein L6, with amino-acid sequence MSRVAKAPVAIPAGVEVKLNGQEITVKGAKGELTRVLNNAVVIAQEDNNLTFGPKEGVVNAWAQAGTARALVNNMVVGVTEGFTKKLTLKGVGYRAAIKGNAVGLTLGFSHPVEHELPAGIKAECPSQTEIVITGCDKQLVGQVAADIRSYRQPEPYKGKGVRYADENVRTKEAKKK; translated from the coding sequence ATGTCTCGTGTTGCTAAAGCACCTGTCGCTATTCCAGCTGGCGTAGAGGTGAAACTAAACGGCCAAGAAATCACTGTAAAAGGTGCTAAAGGCGAACTGACTCGCGTACTAAACAACGCTGTAGTTATCGCTCAGGAAGATAACAACCTGACTTTCGGTCCTAAAGAAGGTGTTGTAAACGCATGGGCACAAGCTGGTACAGCTCGCGCTCTAGTTAACAACATGGTTGTTGGTGTTACTGAAGGCTTTACTAAGAAGCTAACTCTTAAAGGTGTTGGTTACCGTGCTGCTATCAAAGGCAATGCTGTAGGTCTAACGCTAGGCTTCTCTCACCCAGTTGAGCACGAGTTGCCAGCGGGTATTAAAGCTGAATGTCCAAGCCAAACTGAAATCGTTATCACTGGTTGTGACAAACAACTAGTTGGTCAAGTTGCGGCTGACATTCGTTCTTACCGTCAACCTGAGCCTTACAAAGGTAAAGGTGTTCGTTACGCAGATGAAAATGTGCGTACTAAAGAAGCTAAGAAGAAGTAA
- the rpsH gene encoding 30S ribosomal protein S8: MSMQDPISDMLTRVRNGQAANKVAVKMPSSKLKVAIAALLKAEGYIVDFAVEGEAKPELEVTLKYFQAKPVIEQLKRVSRPGLRVYKKKDQLPSVMGGLGIAIVSTSKGLMSDRAARKAGLGGEIIAYVA; this comes from the coding sequence ATGAGCATGCAAGATCCGATTTCGGATATGCTGACCCGCGTTCGTAACGGTCAGGCAGCAAACAAAGTTGCTGTAAAAATGCCTTCTTCAAAGCTTAAAGTTGCAATTGCTGCACTACTAAAAGCTGAAGGTTACATCGTTGACTTCGCTGTTGAAGGCGAAGCAAAACCTGAGCTAGAAGTTACACTTAAGTACTTCCAAGCAAAACCAGTAATCGAGCAACTTAAACGTGTTTCTCGTCCAGGTCTACGTGTTTACAAGAAGAAAGATCAACTTCCTTCTGTAATGGGTGGTCTGGGTATTGCTATCGTTTCTACTTCCAAGGGTCTTATGTCAGACCGCGCTGCACGCAAAGCAGGTCTTGGTGGTGAAATCATCGCTTACGTAGCTTAA
- the rpsN gene encoding 30S ribosomal protein S14, producing MAKQSMKAREAKRAKLVAKFAEKRATLKAIISDVNASEEDRWNAVLTLQSLPRDSSASRQRNRCNQTGRPHGYLRKFGLSRIKVREACMKGEIPGLRKASW from the coding sequence ATGGCTAAACAATCAATGAAAGCACGTGAAGCTAAACGTGCAAAGCTAGTAGCTAAGTTCGCTGAAAAGCGTGCAACGCTAAAAGCTATCATCAGCGATGTAAACGCATCTGAAGAAGATCGTTGGAACGCAGTTCTTACACTGCAATCTCTTCCACGTGATTCAAGTGCATCACGTCAGCGCAACCGTTGCAACCAAACTGGTCGTCCACACGGTTACCTACGTAAGTTCGGTCTAAGCCGTATTAAGGTTCGTGAAGCTTGCATGAAAGGCGAGATTCCGGGTCTTCGTAAGGCTAGCTGGTAA
- the rplE gene encoding 50S ribosomal protein L5, protein MAKLHDYYKSSVVAELTKQFSYTSVMQVPRIEKITLNMGVGEAINDKKLLENAAADMATISGQKPLITKARKSVAGFKIREGYPIGCKVTLRGERMWDFLERLINIALPRVRDFRGVSAKSFDGRGNYSMGVREQIIFPEIDFDKVDRVRGLDITITTSAGTDEEGRALLAAFNFPFRK, encoded by the coding sequence ATGGCGAAACTGCATGATTACTACAAGTCGTCTGTAGTCGCTGAACTGACCAAACAGTTTAGCTACACAAGCGTCATGCAAGTCCCTAGAATCGAGAAAATCACCCTAAACATGGGTGTTGGTGAAGCAATCAACGATAAGAAACTGCTAGAAAACGCAGCTGCTGATATGGCAACGATCTCTGGTCAAAAGCCACTTATCACTAAAGCTCGTAAATCTGTTGCAGGTTTCAAAATCCGTGAAGGCTACCCTATCGGTTGTAAAGTAACCTTGCGTGGCGAACGTATGTGGGATTTTCTTGAGCGTTTGATTAACATCGCTCTTCCACGTGTACGTGACTTCCGTGGTGTTAGCGCTAAGTCTTTTGACGGACGCGGTAACTACAGCATGGGCGTTCGCGAGCAAATCATCTTCCCGGAAATCGACTTTGATAAAGTTGATCGTGTACGCGGTTTAGACATCACTATTACGACGTCTGCTGGTACTGATGAGGAAGGCCGAGCTCTGCTGGCTGCCTTTAACTTCCCATTCCGTAAGTAA
- the rplX gene encoding 50S ribosomal protein L24, giving the protein MAAKIRRNDEVIVLAGKDKGKKGKVTKVLATGKVIVEGINLVKKHQKPVPALGQQGGIVEQEAAIDASNVAIFNAATGKADRIGFRIEDGKKVRFFKSNGETVSN; this is encoded by the coding sequence ATGGCAGCTAAAATCCGTCGTAATGACGAAGTAATCGTTCTTGCTGGTAAAGACAAAGGCAAGAAAGGTAAAGTAACTAAGGTCCTAGCAACTGGTAAAGTTATCGTTGAAGGTATCAACCTTGTTAAGAAGCACCAAAAGCCGGTTCCGGCTCTAGGTCAACAAGGTGGCATCGTTGAACAAGAAGCAGCAATTGATGCTTCTAACGTTGCAATCTTTAACGCAGCTACTGGTAAAGCTGACCGTATCGGTTTCCGTATTGAAGACGGCAAGAAAGTTCGTTTCTTCAAGTCTAACGGCGAAACCGTTTCTAACTAA
- the rplN gene encoding 50S ribosomal protein L14, with amino-acid sequence MIQMQSMLDAADNSGARSVMCIKVLGGSHRRYAHIGDVIKVTVKEAIPRGKVKKGDVLKAVVVRTRKGVRRPDGSVIRFDRNACVLLNNTTEQPIGTRIFGPVTRELRGNKFMKIVSLAPEVL; translated from the coding sequence ATGATCCAAATGCAAAGTATGCTGGACGCAGCTGATAACTCAGGCGCACGCAGCGTAATGTGTATTAAGGTTCTGGGTGGCTCACACCGCCGTTATGCACATATCGGTGACGTCATCAAAGTTACTGTTAAGGAAGCAATTCCTCGCGGTAAAGTTAAAAAAGGTGACGTTCTGAAGGCGGTTGTAGTGCGCACCCGTAAAGGCGTACGTCGTCCTGACGGTTCTGTCATTCGCTTCGACCGAAATGCTTGCGTACTGTTGAACAACACTACTGAGCAACCAATCGGTACACGTATCTTTGGTCCTGTGACGCGCGAACTTCGTGGCAATAAGTTCATGAAGATCGTTTCACTGGCTCCAGAAGTTCTGTAA
- the rpsQ gene encoding 30S ribosomal protein S17: MSEVKRTQQGRVVSDKMDKSIVVAIERFVKHPIYGKFVKRTTKVHAHDENNECGLGDKVEISECRPLSKTKSWTLVKVVEKAKM; this comes from the coding sequence ATGAGCGAAGTAAAACGTACTCAACAAGGTCGTGTAGTTAGCGACAAGATGGACAAGTCTATCGTAGTTGCTATCGAACGTTTCGTAAAACACCCAATTTACGGTAAGTTCGTAAAACGCACAACTAAAGTACACGCACACGATGAGAACAACGAATGTGGCCTAGGCGACAAAGTTGAAATTTCTGAGTGTCGTCCACTGTCTAAGACTAAGTCTTGGACTTTGGTAAAAGTTGTAGAAAAGGCGAAGATGTAA
- the rpmC gene encoding 50S ribosomal protein L29, which produces MKAQDLREKSVEELNAELLNLLREQFNLRMQAATGQLQQTHTLKAVRRDIARVKTVLTEKAGA; this is translated from the coding sequence ATGAAAGCACAAGATCTACGCGAAAAGAGCGTTGAAGAGCTTAACGCTGAGCTATTGAATTTGCTACGTGAACAGTTCAACTTGCGCATGCAAGCTGCAACTGGTCAACTACAGCAAACTCATACTCTGAAAGCTGTACGCCGTGATATCGCACGTGTGAAAACTGTTTTGACTGAGAAGGCAGGCGCATAA
- the rplP gene encoding 50S ribosomal protein L16, producing the protein MLQPKRTKFRKVQTGRNRGLAKGTDVSFGEFGLKAVGRGRLTARQIEAARRAMTRHVKRQGKIWIRVFPDKPITEKPLEVRQGKGKGNVEYWVAQIQPGKVMYEMGGVPEELAREAFRLAARKLPFKTTFVIKQVM; encoded by the coding sequence ATGCTACAACCTAAACGTACTAAGTTCCGTAAGGTTCAGACAGGTCGTAACCGTGGTCTAGCTAAAGGTACTGATGTAAGCTTCGGCGAATTCGGTCTTAAAGCTGTTGGCCGTGGTCGTCTAACTGCTCGTCAAATTGAAGCGGCACGTCGTGCAATGACACGTCACGTTAAGCGTCAAGGTAAAATCTGGATCCGTGTGTTCCCAGACAAACCAATCACAGAAAAGCCACTTGAAGTTCGTCAAGGTAAGGGTAAAGGTAACGTTGAGTACTGGGTAGCCCAAATCCAACCTGGTAAGGTTATGTACGAAATGGGTGGTGTACCTGAAGAATTGGCACGTGAAGCGTTCCGTCTAGCGGCTCGCAAACTGCCATTCAAGACTACATTTGTAATTAAGCAGGTGATGTGA